The Panicum virgatum strain AP13 chromosome 6K, P.virgatum_v5, whole genome shotgun sequence nucleotide sequence aaatcatagattaagtggactcattagattcatctcgcgattttcagcccatccatgcaaaaaaatttgttaatagaatttatttagtactccatacatatatattcaccgtgttcggctggtcaGTTTTGGGCTGGTCCCAGCTGGAGGGTGCAGCAGGGGGGCTGGTTCTTCCAGCAGGGCTGGAGGGTGCAGCAGGCGGGCTGGTTCTTCCAGCAGAGCTGAACGCAGCGcaatttttaattcaaattttggCGCCAAATGAGTGCGTGCTTGTTAGTTCAAATTTTGGCACCAAATGGATGCGTACTTACGCCAAATTACCAGTTTACCAAGTGGTTGTGCATTATGCACTACATGCACAAATCCAAACTTCATGAACCCCTCCGTACCAAAATAAGCCAACATACAGGCACATGCACCTTCATGAAACCGTAGGGACCAAAATAAACATTGTCCTGTGCTTCTCCTTCATTCCAGGTTCCACTGCAGATCATCTGAGCCTGGTTCACAAATTTGTCAGCACACAACAGAATCATACATTTGTTCAAATTTTACCAACATCAAAATCTGAATCTTTTTTTAAACTCACATACCCGAACCCCATTACTCCAAGTCCAGTAGTAATCCAATCACGGAGAGTTGCCATGTCATCTTCCGCATTTGACTCAACCCACTGATTGGAATACTCACTTAGTGGACGTACCAGCATCGGACCGACTGTCGATGACCGTGCATTCTCATCCCGTACAAAGTTATGCAGTGCAAAACATGACataataattccacattgcttctcCGTAGGATAGTTTGGCATACCTTTCAACATTTGCCACTTATTTTTGGCGACCCCAAATGTCCTTTCAACCACATTACACAGTTTCGAATGATGGTAGTTGAACAACTATTGCAAATGCTCATGACCCCTATATTTGAACTCCTTCTTCCAGTACCTGTTGTGGTGATGCGGTCCCAAATACCCACGCTCTTTGGCATACCCTGAGTCCACCAAATAATATCTTCCTATGTACAGAAACCAAATGCTctgtgttttccttttcttgcaCACAGGTTGTAGTGCCTAGCTCGAGGCGGGGAGCACGATGCTGTAGACGACGGTGCCAGCGTATGGACTGAAGCAAACCTAGCAGATCAGGACTCCTGTAGACACAATGAGGTGAATTGAAAAGTTAGTCACACGCTTAATTCAGAAATTGAATCAGCCCATAGCAACTAGCAAAACAGAAAAATAACACAAGCACAGCTGCACATATTAGTTCAACGGGGCCATAAATGGAATGCTTACCTGGGCCAACAAAGTTTGGCGAAGAGAATAGCATGGATTGGATCTTGGTGATCAGAGCTCCTTGAAGACGGCAAACAGATCCCCGTGGATGTAGTCGTTGTCAACAAGGCTCACCAGATAGTAGCTCTTCTGAACCTGATATGAGCAGCaaagaaatatttttagggaATGAATTTCAGAAAGATGAGTAGTCTGTTAAGGTTGGTTTTCCCAGTGTAGTTTGCGGATTTGCAGGTGAGAGAACAAGATGCCATTACAGACAAGCCATGCAACTGATCAATTCTAGGCTTCTGGCAAGAGGTTCTTCGGCTCATGGCAGAAAGTATAATGTAGTGGTAGTAGTTAACTCATATGCCACCAATCCTGGAACGACAGGCTTAAGAGACATTCTTTCCAAACTATCCAACTACTGCCATGGCCAAGGCCGCCCAGAACCAGCTACCAGGAGTAACCCCGCGCAGCACACGGCAGCAGATCAAGAACAGCGGGAAGAAGAAACCAATCAGAGAGAGCAGAGAACGGCGCAGAGGTTACCTTCACAGTGCACAAGGTGCGGCAATGGCGACAAACGAGCGGGGAATCAGCAACCGAGGAGATACGTGACACAGAGAGTGAGGGAGCGGCAAAGGCTCTCGCCCCCCCCAAAGATACACCGTGGTGGATGCAGAATTGAGTGGTGGCCGAGGTGAAGGCGTCGTTGCAGATCGCGTCGGAAACAgggaggcggagcggcggcgcctggACGGAGGAGAGGTGGCGTCACCTGgacggaggaggggcggcggcaccTGGCGCGGACGCGGAGAAGGAGGTGGTGGGGGCTGTCCCTCGTCACAGATCGGACATCAATTGGCGCGCCTGCGCCGATCCGAGGCCCGATTCGCGGCCggagtcggcggcggaggcgagatTTGAGGGCTAGCAGAAGGTAAGGTGGCAGCCGCAGGtggggaagggaaggaggaggaagaggtggtGGCGTTAGGGAGGGGGAAGCCGGCGGCGCCTTGCGACGAACGCGTGGCCGAGGAGAagactcgcggcggcggcgctgcgcgacgTACGCGGGAGTGGAGAGGTCGATGCGGCGGCCCGGGAGGCGGCGAGGACGCCTGGAGGCGGCGCGGTCGAGGCGAGGAGATGGCCCGCCCTAGGGACCCGGCCGCTTGGCCGAtgcggccctcgccgccggtgcaggGCCCGGCCGCTTGGCCGAtgcggcccgcgccgccggtgcAGGGCCCGGCCCCCTTTGGATCTGCTAGATCCCGACGGCGGGGAGGACGGAGGGCGGCGGATGCGGATGGGGCGGAGGGTGCACGGCGGCCGGGGAAGATGCGGAGGTGCGGAATGGAGACCTGCCCACGGGCGAGGGGCAGCGACTGGAAGCCGTTTCGGCTAATGCGGCGGGCCGGCAACGAGCCGTTGGTCCGTCTGCTTACCAAAAGTCCTGCCGAACGGCTGGATTGGGCCAGCCGAACAGCTGGATTGGGATGCAGCCCACGAGCAGCTCGGAGCAGCTCAAAACAGaacagccgaacacggtgattgatgtgacgttttttaCATTTCCGGGTTTAGGGGACAGAAAGGGCCTAAAATTAAAAGCTAGCAGCTTCTATAATGATGCGATCTTGCCAACAACACACTGTACCATAGAAAAATCAGAGCTGGACTTTTGGTTGCGCATGCGGCGAGTTCCCGGTCTGCACATGGGGAATGAAGAAGCGTCAAATCGAAAAGCATGGAAACAAACACGAGAGGTCTGGTCAGGTCAgttgtgtgcgcgcgcgcgcgcgcatgaGATGCATCCGCCAATCACAGCCCTGCAGCCGCAATGGGCCCAGGGCATGGCAGAGGGGTGGGGTGGGGAGGGGAATCCCATCCCTGCCCCCGGCCAACAACCACACCACCCCTCGCGGTCGATTCCGGATAGTAGCGTCAAAAAACCCAAAGCAAACCGGACCTTTGCTTGCTGCCGAAAACAGCCTGCGCGGAGTTGCTTAAAATGGTCACGGGCACGCAAGTTGGTCCTCCCGGCACGAGCGCAACCAACAGCAAACATACCCAGGTGACCGTGGCCGCGTGGGGCCCGGGCGCGGCTAAGCTTGCTTTGAAGCCAGACACTGCCTGCTGGCCGCCCCTTTTCTGGTTACCAAGTCATTTCTGCTTGAAAAGGTCGTCTTAGTGAAGCCTTTTCCCTTttcattcttcttttttttaggcATGGCTGGAGTTTTCTTTGCTCGGCTGTTTGGTCATTTTGCTGTTTTTGTGCATGGGAGTGTTTGTGAGACTGTCCTTGCGAATTAACAAGCCTGCTCTTTTTTTGCAAAAGTCCCTATCATGCAGAAGTAATCTGCAATTAAATTCTCTAACACAAAACCTAGCTAAATGAATAGTTCTTCTCATGTTCAAATTTTTTTAAGGCTATGCCTGCTTCTTGCTAACCACGGGAACTCGTAATGTTTTCATAAGCTAGCTCTCAACAGGTGGTTGTGGTTTATCTGGATCGACACCATAGGATGTCAGAAAATCTATGTTCAAGGTTCTTTAAACTGTTTCGAATTTACTTGTTATCCAATGCAACAATAAGGAGAAGGAAGATACTCGTATTGTTTTTTTATTGTCACTacttctgatttttctatttcctataGTTGAAAAATGTTCGGGTGTGATAGCAAGTGGTATCGCTGATGAAATGAACATAAGTATATCTTAACGATGTGGAGTCGTCATTACCTTTCGGTGTACTTCATCCTAGTTTTCAGTATGAGAAATCCAATATTACCTTTTGGTGTACTTCATCCTAGTTTCAATGTGAGAAATCCAATATTAGTGTTCGCGGAACACTAGTATCCCCAATGAGCTCCTTATCAAATTCACCATACTCTAGATTTTATCATCATTTTTCTCCCGAATGCACGGGTATTTGTGTGTGTTTGCGAGTGAACATTGTTTTCCAACCGTCACCATCCACAATGTCATGTTTTTTTCAAGATCCACACAGGATACACAAAAAAGGTACTACGTGTAtcagcttttcaaaaaaaaaaaggtgctaCGTGTATCCACAGTAATTTCCACACGATCAATCATTTCTCAACCTGCAGCATAAACGGTGGTGTGGGAGCTCAACGCAGCGGCAACCTTTTTTCACGCTGAAATGTCAAACAAGGGGCAGATCCGTAATCTCGCCCACCGGGCGGTCGCTCCAAGCGAAAGCATCGGCGCAGCGACCCATCCGTCCGTGGACCATGGCCCCGGCATCGTCTTCTCCCTGGAGCCGAGGGCAGTCTCGTCACTtccgccctcctccctctccaccGAGCTGGCGGCCGCGGGCGATCGCCAAGAGCTCCCCCCTCACTCCCACACATATAAAATTTGCTCCACGCACACGCACACAGTCGCCACCCCCCAATCCGTGAATTAAACTAGTGCCGCAAAAGCAGAGCGGAGAGGCAGGCCCCCCAAGCCGCCACCACCAGTCCACCGCTTCTTCTCGGTTCTGCTGCTGGCTCTCCCTCCTTTTCCCTCCCTTCGCCAGttcgcctcccgccgccgtacAAAAGCTGTGGATAGGGAGAGGCAGAGAGAGATAGGGGGGAGCAACTTGGGGAGGCTGGTGGAGAGATCGAGCGCAAAAAGCGATTTGGCGCTGTGTTCGTCGGCTGGAAAGTTctggggtttttttttcttcgtctCGGGGTTCGTTGGAGGATTGCTTGGGGTTGATTCGCTGGGGGTTTGTGTTGCTGGCTCCTGTGCGTGCGggtgcggcggccatggcggggagGCGGTGGTAGTGGTGGCCGTGTGTTTCTTGATCCCGTCGTGGGTTGTCGGGGAGAATTGGTGGTGCTCGGGAGCGGGGTGGGGAGAGAGGGGATTGGggaaggggagagagaagagacaGCCTGAGGTGATGTATGGCTCGCCGGTGTCCAAGGATCTGAACCTGCCGGTGCAGCCGCCGATGACTTCGTCCGGGCTGCAGCGCTACAGATCGGCTCCGAGCACGCTGCTCGGCGAGGTCTGCGAGGACTTCCTCCAGCCCGGGCCGCGCGCCGGCAGCCCCGACCCCGGCGCCGACAACGTCTTCTCCAGGTTCCTGGCCGACCACCAGATCAGGGacaagccgccggcgccggcgccgcatgcccccgccgcggcgcacTTCCCGGAcacggccgccatggcctcccagcatcagaatcagcagcagcagcagcagcagcagatgatgtTCCActcccagcagcagcagatggccACCGTGGAGTCCGGGCTCTACCGCACCGTCAGCTCCGGCATGGAGGCCCCcacagccgccgtcgccggcgccagcAGCCTGATCCGGCAGAGCAGCTCCCCCGCCGGATTCCTCAATCATTTGAACATGGACAACGGTTGGTCCCTCCTTAATCCGGCCTTCTTTTGGTACTCCCATAGTTGCCACTCCTGCCATGCTCTCTCCCTGCGCCGCAATTATTGCCGCTCTGTTCTTGGCGAGTTCTTGTTTGGAACGTTTCTATTTCCGGAACTGAGCGCGCCCGTCCTTGCCACGCCGTTTTGCTCAATTCAGGGTACGGGGGCATGCTGCGGGCCGGCGGCATGGGCGTCGGCTTCAGAAACGGCGCGGccagcgcggccgccgcggccgactccccctccggcggcggcggcgggggcaggctCAAGGGCCAGCTCAGCTTCTCGTCGCGGCAGGGCTCCCTGATGTCGCAGATCTCGGAGATGGGCAGCGAGGAGCTCGGCGGGAGCAGCCccgagggcgccggcggcggccgcggctacATCCCCGGGTACCCGATGAGCTCCGGGTGGGAGGACTCGTCGTCGCTCATGTCGGAGAGCCTGTCCGGGATGAAGCGCCCGCGGGATTCGTCGGAGCCCGGCCAGGTGCGTGCGTCTCCTCCGGCGGCCGCCTCCATTACTCCGCCGCCCACTGTTCCATCGCTTCCATTTCCTCTAGTCGCTGACGACGGTCCGTGGTGATCGGCGGTGCAGAGCGGCCTGACGCAGCAGTTCAGCCTGCCCAAGACGTCGTCGGAGATGGCGGCCATCGAGAAGTTCCTCCAGTTCCAGGACGCCGTGCCCTGCAAGATCCGCGCCAAGCGCGGGTGCGCCACGCACCCGCGCAGCATCGCCGAGCGGGTGAGCGAGCTGAGCTTTCTTGCTTAGAATCCCACCCTGCGGTTGAGCAATTGGCTGATGCCTCGATCTCTCTGACCAATGGCCATCCAGGTGCGGAGGACAAAGATCAGCGAGCGAATCAGGAAGCTCCAGGAGCTCGTGCCCAACATGGACAAGGTAACTGACCTCACCTCACTCTCACTGCTCATCATCCTGTAGCCCTGCACCAATCTCGGCTCGCCTCCTCTCCCCAATAGGAAACACTAGGCGATAGATCAGTCTCTGTATGGTTCACAAATCCGCCATGCCAATTGCCATGCGAGGAGTCGAGGACCACCCCTCCAGAATTGACCGGTGTACTTCCCATTCCCTGCAGCAAACCAACACCTCAGACATGCTGGATTTGGCCGTCGACTACATCAAGGATCTCCAGAAGCAGGTCAAGGTACGatctctcgccgccgcccagcaaaTGATCACTTGTCGGTAGCGTAGCTGCAAAGGTCAGCTTGCCGTCGCCAGTGACGTCCAAATCAAGAAGCCGCGATCTGCCTGCCCTACGGCTGACGGCGAGGGTCACCTTGGAAAAAATAAATTTGCCTTTTTTACCCATTCTTATCCCAATCACACgatccaaaaaagaaaaaaaagctgaGCTTTGACAGTGATCTGCTTGTCCATTGAAGGTGCTGAACGAGAGCCGCGCCAGCTGCACCTGCTCGGCGAGCAAGCAGCAGCATTTTTCCGGCTGAAAGCCCCAGGGAGACATCATCGCCGTCGTCATCATTTGGATTTTGGAATTGTTGATGGGGGGTTGCACAACGAAACCGGAGCTCTCGTTTCTCTGGACTGCTGGAGTGGAGGCTGCAGAACAGTGTGAGCTTCTGAGCTCCTGGCCGGGGGACTAGCTGGAGCGCAGGAGCAGTGGCATCATCAAGTATTCAAGCGGGTGTGGGATTGGGGGAGAGGCATGGGAGGAGGGGTGGGGGAGAATTGTATAGTGATTAGTTTTCGCTGTAACTTATGCTATATACAACCATCCTGCACGCCCATGTCCAATCGCATTGCATCTCGCCATTTCTGTAGAAAGTTACTGCTGTGCTTCTGCATTTGTGCTGTTAGCTGCAGCTGTAGGATGGAGTAGCACCATTTTTAGACCATTGTCACCCCAACATCCTCTCGTTCTTGtcataagagagagagagagaaaactgTCGTCCCCAATaataagagagaaaaactcTCGTCCCCAATAATCCCGCAACCGCGAGAGACTATGTTAGTTCctctttcttgttcttcttcatttttgaaagaataaatttttaattttcctcTAAAAAAAGAACAATTTGGACTTTTGGAGGGAGGTTTTCTTTTCCGCGAACGGTCGCTGTCCGTCCATCTACTACCTTGTTCCCATCTCGAAGCAAGACCCGGAACCTGTGGGCAtggcagcacggcggcggcggccgccgtgggAACCGGATCGAAACTCCCCCCCAATGTATTTGGAGGCCGTGCTGCCCTTTTTTCTCTGCTCTGTTCAGACGCTTGGTCGATCCGTTTCTGGCATTGAGGGTTTGGGAGGAGGAAAACGGAGAGGGAAAGGAAAGGTGATGGCGGCGTGTGGGGGGACCCGGGGAGACGACGGGGATGCGCGTCACGGTCACGGCGCGTTGATCTTCGGCTCTCTTCGCGTCGCTTCGTGGAGATAAGGTCGGAGAGCTGAGGAAAAAGATTCATGTTCATCATGCCGGGGGGGAAAAAAGTCGCCATGAATGAAATCTCTTGATTTTCGGAAACATTGTTTGttttttgatgaaaccaatCGAACATCATTCGTGGCACAGGTGTGCGCGTGCGTCCATGTTCGTGTGGATCCGTGTACCTGGGTGGGTTTGGTAGGCCGGAGTAGGATGATGGATGAGAATGAGATCGATCCGCCTTTGCGGATACTTTctccgttttttttttgaagaataaTAATACTCCTACTAGCCACTAGGGATCTCGTACTTTCTTGACGCGCACGCGAGTACCTGGATCCATCGATGACGATGCGATGCCCTTGTTCCGCCATCGCCGAGCCGGGGCGTGGGCGGTGCGCGCGGACGCGCCGTTTCCCGAGACGGAACGGACCCGCGCGTcagcggcggcgggatcggGATCGGGGCCCTCCTCCGTGCGGTGCGGAACCGGGCAGCCGGCGAAAGCGACGCGCCTCAGCCGGTcggcccgccgctgccgccgccgccgtgtggcCCTGggaggggtcgagggggagcgtcGCGCGCGTGTGGCCGGCGGCCGTTC carries:
- the LOC120712793 gene encoding transcription factor bHLH130-like isoform X1, with the translated sequence MYGSPVSKDLNLPVQPPMTSSGLQRYRSAPSTLLGEVCEDFLQPGPRAGSPDPGADNVFSRFLADHQIRDKPPAPAPHAPAAAHFPDTAAMASQHQNQQQQQQQQMMFHSQQQQMATVESGLYRTVSSGMEAPTAAVAGASSLIRQSSSPAGFLNHLNMDNGYGGMLRAGGMGVGFRNGAASAAAAADSPSGGGGGGRLKGQLSFSSRQGSLMSQISEMGSEELGGSSPEGAGGGRGYIPGYPMSSGWEDSSSLMSESLSGMKRPRDSSEPGQSGLTQQFSLPKTSSEMAAIEKFLQFQDAVPCKIRAKRGCATHPRSIAERVRRTKISERIRKLQELVPNMDKETLGDRSVSVWFTNPPCQLPCEESRTTPPELTGVLPIPCSKPTPQTCWIWPSTTSRISRSRSRC
- the LOC120712793 gene encoding transcription factor bHLH130-like isoform X2, producing MYGSPVSKDLNLPVQPPMTSSGLQRYRSAPSTLLGEVCEDFLQPGPRAGSPDPGADNVFSRFLADHQIRDKPPAPAPHAPAAAHFPDTAAMASQHQNQQQQQQQQMMFHSQQQQMATVESGLYRTVSSGMEAPTAAVAGASSLIRQSSSPAGFLNHLNMDNGYGGMLRAGGMGVGFRNGAASAAAAADSPSGGGGGGRLKGQLSFSSRQGSLMSQISEMGSEELGGSSPEGAGGGRGYIPGYPMSSGWEDSSSLMSESLSGMKRPRDSSEPGQSGLTQQFSLPKTSSEMAAIEKFLQFQDAVPCKIRAKRGCATHPRSIAERVRRTKISERIRKLQELVPNMDKQTNTSDMLDLAVDYIKDLQKQVKVLNESRASCTCSASKQQHFSG